The following are encoded together in the Peromyscus leucopus breed LL Stock chromosome 1, UCI_PerLeu_2.1, whole genome shotgun sequence genome:
- the LOC114709125 gene encoding RNA-binding protein 4 isoform X5 — MVKLFIGNLPREATEQEIRSLFEQYGKVLECDIIKNYGFVHIEDKTAAEDAIRNLHHYKLHGVNINVEASKNKSKASTKLHVGNISPTCTNQELRAKFEEYGPVIECDIVKDYAFVHMERAEDAVEAIRGLDNTEFQGKRMHVQLSTSRLRTAPGMGDQSGCYRCGKEGHWSKECPVDRSGRVADLTEQYNEQYGAVRTPYTMSYGDSLYYNNAYGALDAYYKRCRAARSYEAVAAAAASAYNYAEQTLSQLPQVQNTAMASHLTSTSLDPYNRHLLPPSGAAAAAAAAASCTAASASYYGRDRSPLRRATGPVPTVGEGYGYGHGSELSQASAVMRNSLYDMARYEREQYADRARYSAF, encoded by the exons ATGGTGAAGCTATTCATTGGAAATCTGCCCCGGGAGGCCACAGAGCAAGAGATCCGCTCACTCTTTGAGCAGTACGGGAAGGTGCTGGAATGTGACATCATTAAGAACTATGGTTTTGTGCACATAGAGGACAAGACGGCCGCTGAGGATGCCATACGCAACCTGCACCACTACAAGCTGCACGGAGTGAACATCAATGTGGAAGCCAGCAAGAATAAGAGCAAAGCTTCAACCAAGTTACATGTGGGCAACATCAGCCCCACTTGTACCAACCAAGAGCTTCGGGCCAAGTTTGAGGAGTATGGCCCAGTCATCGAATGTGACATCGTGAAAGATTATGCCTTTGTACACATGGAGCGGGCAGAGGATGCAGTGGAGGCCATCAGGGGCCTTGACAACACAGAGTTTCAAG GCAAACGAATGCACGTGCAGTTGTCCACCAGCCGGCTTAGGACTGCGCCCGGGATGGGAGACCAGAGCGGCTGCTATCGGTGCGGGAAAGAGGGGCACTGGTCCAAAGAGTGTCCAGTAGATCGTTCGGGCCGCGTGGCAGACTTGACTGAGCAGTATAATGAGCAGTATGGAGCGGTGCGCACGCCTTACACCATGAGTTATGGGGATTCATTGTATTACAACAACGCATACGGAGCGCTAGATGCCTACTACAAGCGCTGCCGTGCTGCCCGGTCCTATGAGGCAGTGGCAGCTGCAGCTGCCTCTGCATATAACTATGCAGAGCAGACTCTGTCCCAGCTGCCACAAGTCCAGAACACAGCCATGGCCAGTCACCTCACCTCCACCTCTCTTGATCCCTACAATAGACATCTGTTGCCGCCTTCaggagctgctgctgcagcagctgctgcagcttCTTGTACTGCAGCTTCTGCTTCATATTACGGGCGGGATCGGAGCCCCCTGCGTCGCGCTACAGGCCCAGTCCCCACTGTTGGAGAGGGCTACGGTTACGGGCATGGCAGTGAGTTGTCCCAAGCTTCAGCAGTCATGCGGAATTCCCTGTACGACATGGCCCGGTATGAGCGGGAGCAGTATGCGGATCGGGCGCGGTACTCAGCCTTTTAA